In Micropterus dolomieu isolate WLL.071019.BEF.003 ecotype Adirondacks linkage group LG01, ASM2129224v1, whole genome shotgun sequence, the sequence TAAACACTTACCTATGTCTTGCTTCAGGGAGGCTTGCATCTCTCCATGTGCCATGATGCTGGCTCTAGTTTACATAGAAAGGCTCCGACATAGAAATCCTGAGTACCTACAAAAGATCTCTTCCTCTGACCTCTTCCTGATCTCCATGGTATGTGTGTTGAGTTCAAATGTCATTCTAAATGTCAGTGCTATTTCTAGTATGTTGGCCTATACTGCTGTTTTCTGTGATTCATAAAACTAGTATAACATTGCACTGACAAACGCACCGATCTCTCGCTCACATTAGATGGTTGCCAGCAAGTACCTGTATGATGAAGGCGAGGAAGAAGAAGTTTTCAATGATGAGTGGGGAGCAGCTGGAAAGCTGGAcgtgaaaactgtcaacaacCTGGAGATGAACTTCTTGAACGCcattgtaagtgtgtgtgcattgcaTGTCATATGTGCTTACATGCATGTTTGGTTCAAGTTCTTTGTCCTAATCCTTGTGTCCTATTTTCTAGGAGTGGAGCCTCTTCACAGAGCCAAATGACTTATTTGATATACTAAGTCAACTGGAAACCAGGTTGGTGGTCCGCTATGTTCAAATTGCACTAGACCAAAATACAGTGTCTGTAAGAAATATTCATCcctaaaaatgtcttttcaaGAGTCAGCCGAGCCCACTTACATTACTTCCACTACCACTTTGTGTGAAAAAGTATTTCTGGCTCTGTATCCCCAGCATTGCAGAGCGACAGGGGATGAAACGTGGCTGGTTCACCTACACCGACCTCTGTGTGCTGCTGGAGCAGTCAGCGTGGAGTCAAGCCCTCACAGCCATCTACCAGCACTTTACCAAGGTGAGAAGTGGGTTTGAGTTGAATGGAGCTGAAAGAATATTTATATGCTCGGGATATGTCGGGtgtattcttttatttttttttatgtcttgttttgttctaTGTTTATAACTTgtataacaaacattttaacaacaataaagtcAAAATTCTAAAAGAGGAATTAGTTATTAGAATTGTTAAGGTATTAGGTTTGGTCATCAGTTTTGAACTAATTTTATTTCCAGGTATCCTGTATGCTCGGCCTTGTCTATCTGACCAGTGTGGCTGGCCTTATTGCCACCAGCGCTGTGCTGCACCAGCTCAGTCTCTCCAGAAGCGGCCACTGCCTGCTTCCACCTCCAGCTGAGATTAGCCCAGACCACCTTCCGACCTCCGACCTGAACTCAGAAGCTCCGTCTGCAGCCCAGAACCTCCCCTGTTTTGTTCTGGCCAACAAGAGTCTGAACCATCAGACGGGTACACTTGGAATCGGCCAGCACCACTCACAAAGTCCCCCATCGGCTTCCTCACAGACATCAATATTGTGTCTCTGGGGCTCCCTCCTTGCCTCAATGGGTCACATACACCCTGAAACAAATTCTGAGATGGAAGATCCCCAAACCTGGTCTCCTGCCTCCTTCTTCTGTCCTGGCTGTCTtgcatccctccctcctcttcagtGCGGGCTCAGAAACACCTCAACAGTCTTCACTCATGGCCCCCTTGATAACAATCAGCGTCATTCACC encodes:
- the cnppd1 gene encoding protein CNPPD1; amino-acid sequence: MDFDALFNEKTFQFSDFQEFTFLPGHQKLTERVRKRLYYGLDKDVSLDALSCPVTDIAVEIFQKSAPSPIRKLQKKYAAHVSREACISPCAMMLALVYIERLRHRNPEYLQKISSSDLFLISMMVASKYLYDEGEEEEVFNDEWGAAGKLDVKTVNNLEMNFLNAIEWSLFTEPNDLFDILSQLETSIAERQGMKRGWFTYTDLCVLLEQSAWSQALTAIYQHFTKVSCMLGLVYLTSVAGLIATSAVLHQLSLSRSGHCLLPPPAEISPDHLPTSDLNSEAPSAAQNLPCFVLANKSLNHQTGTLGIGQHHSQSPPSASSQTSILCLWGSLLASMGHIHPETNSEMEDPQTWSPASFFCPGCLASLPPLQCGLRNTSTVFTHGPLDNNQRHSPWLAPSLLGGVEPSLNSRLGVFPPVQLGPCQPKSMLPVDKAQALLMPG